The following proteins are co-located in the Carassius auratus strain Wakin chromosome 7, ASM336829v1, whole genome shotgun sequence genome:
- the LOC113105597 gene encoding uncharacterized protein DDB_G0292642-like isoform X2: MSCGHAVTPESLTGWCRSLLDQGQHKFLCPALQEGTLQKCNAEWPYVEVRRLAVLTQEEQSHFEEMMAVLAAAEYCEHKTCPGCQTFVERADIINLCVMCTICTAEKGQTFQFCWQCMREWKGPGPRSDRCNNPDCTNPDIEKLAKCCYISLPEVNNVSCPSMRACPTCGCLAEHDTTGCKNVICIRCKVEFCFVCLKVTRECLKTSRHFIACSDGVAPRQTSIPSWRRN, encoded by the exons CAGGGTCAGCACAAGTTCCTATGCCCTGCACTTCAAGAAGGCACACTACAAAAATGCAATGCAGAATGGCCCTATGTTGAAGTGCGGAGGTTGGCTGTGCTGACTCAAGAGGAGCAGAGCCATTTTGAAGAGATGATGGCTGTCCTTGCCGCAGCCGAGTACTGCGAACACAAAACA TGTCCTGGATGTCAGACATTCGTCGAGAGAGCTGACATTATCAACCTCTGTGTCATGTGCACAATCTGCACGGCTGAGAAGGGTCAGACATTTCAGTTCTGCTGGCAGTGTATGAGAGAGTGGAAAGGCCCAGGCCCTCGATCTGACCGCTGTAACAATCCCGACTGCACTAATCCTGACATTGAAAAGCTGGCAAAATGTTGTTATATATCGCTACCTGAAGTCAATAATGTGAGCTGTCCCTCAATGCGAGCTTGCCCCACTTGTGGCTGCCTTGCGGAGCATGACACAACAGGGTGTAAGAATGTCATATGTATTCGCTGCAAGGTAGAATTCTGCTTTGTTTGCTTGAAAGTCACTCGAGAATGTTTGAAAACAAGCCGTCACTTCATTGCCTGTTCAGATGGGGTCGCACCACGACAGACTTCCATTCCTTCCTGGAGAAGAAACTGA